The Edaphobacter sp. 12200R-103 genome contains a region encoding:
- a CDS encoding Gfo/Idh/MocA family protein: MNVALLGYGFMGGAHLAALQVVEDVTVKSVATRTRPSATDPARGNLDLKAGPLPEDVVWHSDWRDVIADPAIDAVDICLPTDMHREVVLASLAAGKHVLCEKPMALNTEDCDAILAAALKSGRVFMVGQVLRFMFPYQCAARYVAEAGREAVTRCSFQRSAGYPGWGGWLANEERSGGAILDLLCHDLDQVLNIFGPPRSVNATSKGPVDTVQATLHYGDRSAVQVEGGWFSPETPFSASFVVEAKDEVLSFEGDVLRLQKRGEAGKVIEVPKHDPYFDEIAYFIDCCRRNAAPKLCLPEESAAAVRLSNLVRASRDLSGKELEWQG; this comes from the coding sequence ATGAATGTTGCACTTCTAGGCTATGGATTTATGGGAGGCGCTCACCTGGCGGCACTGCAGGTTGTCGAAGACGTCACGGTGAAATCCGTAGCCACGCGCACGCGTCCCTCAGCTACAGATCCTGCTCGAGGCAATCTCGATCTGAAGGCCGGCCCTCTGCCCGAGGACGTAGTGTGGCACTCTGATTGGCGAGACGTGATCGCCGATCCAGCGATCGATGCCGTCGACATCTGTCTTCCGACGGATATGCATAGAGAGGTGGTGCTGGCCTCGCTCGCTGCAGGAAAGCATGTGCTGTGTGAGAAACCGATGGCGCTGAATACGGAAGACTGCGACGCGATCCTTGCCGCGGCCCTCAAGAGTGGACGCGTCTTCATGGTGGGCCAGGTGCTGCGATTTATGTTTCCTTATCAATGCGCCGCTCGTTATGTTGCGGAGGCGGGAAGGGAAGCTGTTACCAGATGCAGCTTTCAGCGTAGCGCCGGCTATCCTGGTTGGGGAGGCTGGCTGGCGAACGAAGAGCGCAGCGGAGGAGCCATTCTCGATCTGTTGTGCCATGATCTTGACCAAGTGTTGAATATCTTCGGTCCTCCCAGGTCGGTGAATGCCACCAGCAAGGGACCCGTAGATACGGTACAAGCGACCTTGCATTATGGCGACCGGTCGGCGGTGCAGGTCGAGGGTGGCTGGTTCTCGCCGGAGACTCCATTCTCTGCCAGCTTTGTGGTGGAAGCGAAGGACGAGGTTTTGTCGTTTGAAGGTGATGTGTTGCGTCTCCAGAAAAGAGGCGAGGCCGGTAAGGTGATTGAAGTCCCCAAGCACGACCCGTACTTTGATGAGATAGCCTACTTTATTGATTGCTGCCGCAGAAACGCAGCCCCGAAGCTTTGCCTCCCGGAGGAGTCGGCTGCCGCGGTGCGGCTTTCGAATCTGGTGAGAGCATCGCGTGACTTGAGCGGAAAGGAATTGGAATGGCAAGGATAG
- a CDS encoding sugar phosphate isomerase/epimerase, producing the protein MARIEPMETGLVVWAEDNATVTLNYLRSFGLRAMQLGVPPGVDCGRALPEWKTELADSGVVITGAVCSYAGEDYSDLERVHESVGFTTPKYRAERIARTKEVADFAHSLGVGSVSCHIGFVPEDPQAQLYRDMVELTRELCDACADFGQNFVLETGQESAAVLLRFIADVNRPNLKVNFDPANMIFYGSGDPIQALGMLSEHVLSVHCKDGNPPKEPGSLGSECALGDGEVDFPAFLRQLKQMGYTGALTIEREEPNMEKKNADVRTAIERLKSWKAGAGL; encoded by the coding sequence ATGGCAAGGATAGAGCCGATGGAGACGGGATTGGTTGTATGGGCTGAGGACAACGCTACCGTGACTCTTAACTATTTGCGGTCATTCGGTCTGAGGGCGATGCAACTGGGAGTGCCCCCGGGCGTCGATTGTGGCAGGGCATTACCGGAGTGGAAGACGGAGCTGGCGGACTCGGGCGTTGTCATCACTGGTGCTGTTTGCTCCTATGCGGGTGAAGACTATTCAGATCTCGAACGGGTACATGAATCTGTCGGCTTCACTACGCCGAAGTACAGGGCAGAGCGAATTGCACGGACCAAGGAAGTAGCGGATTTTGCACATAGCCTCGGGGTCGGTTCCGTCTCCTGTCACATAGGCTTTGTTCCTGAAGACCCTCAGGCCCAGCTTTATCGGGATATGGTCGAGCTTACCCGAGAGCTTTGCGATGCATGCGCAGACTTCGGCCAGAACTTCGTTCTCGAGACAGGCCAGGAATCAGCGGCCGTGCTGCTCCGTTTTATCGCCGATGTCAATCGTCCGAATCTGAAGGTCAACTTCGACCCTGCCAACATGATCTTCTATGGTTCGGGCGATCCTATCCAGGCGCTCGGTATGTTGAGCGAGCATGTATTGTCCGTTCACTGCAAAGACGGCAATCCTCCGAAGGAACCTGGCTCGCTCGGTTCAGAATGCGCACTTGGTGATGGCGAGGTGGATTTTCCTGCATTTTTGCGGCAACTGAAACAGATGGGATACACAGGCGCGCTCACGATCGAGCGCGAAGAACCGAACATGGAAAAGAAGAACGCAGATGTTCGGACGGCCATTGAAAGGCTGAAATCCTGGAAGGCCGGCGCAGGTCTGTAG